From the Desulfobacterales bacterium genome, the window GCATTCTGCACGCTGGCATTCGCCGCAGCGACCTCCTCCGGCCGCGATCCCGCAAGAAGCTCATCCAGTCGTGCCTGCGCCTTTTGCATAACCGCTTGACCCTGTGCAATCTCTTCCGGGCGATACCCCGCTTCCAATTCGGCCAGAAAAGCTTGTGCCGCTCGAAGTTCGGCCTGGCGAAGCGTAACGTCCTGGACCAAATCCAAGCTATCCATACGGGCTATAATTTGATCGGATTTGACCCGTTCGCCCTCGGAGACCAACCGTTCGAGGACTCGGCCGGCGATCTTAAAGCTGATTTCCGCATCTCGGACTTCGATGTTTCCCGAGATACGAAGAAGACTTGGATCGTTGTGTGACCAATGCCGACCGTATTGCAAGATGATTATGACGGCTGCAATAAGCGCCATGACCGACAGGAGGATGATCAATCTTTTTTTCTTGGACATGGTTGGGCCTCCTATGAGGAGAATAATCTGTTAAAAACAAAACCGACACCGGCTTTAAGTGTTCTTTGCAATGCACCGAACGAAAGCAGGCCAGGCATTTTCCACATGTGCGTTCATGTCAAAGTTACCCTCGGAAACATTCCAAAGAACCGCGGCGGGCAGAATCATACCCAGAAACATGACGGATGCCGCAGTCGAAACGACGTTCTCACGGATCGAGCCGTCCTGTATTCCTTCTTCAACGATCTTTTGAATCTTACTCAGATAACTGGTTATAATTGCGGCTACCTTAGCCTTTCGCTCGGGGTGTCCGGTATAAATTCCATCCGAAAACACGACGAGCGGGATGGCCCGGTTTTCGCTCAGCATGCGGGCGTGTCGCATCAATAAGGATTTGAGTCGCGGCAAGGCCCCAGGCGTTTCCTTCCTGACTTGGGTGACGTTGCCCAACAAACGGACTTTGAGCAACTCCAGCACCGCGTCCAGCACATCATCTTTGCTTTTGAAATGACGGTACAGAGCCGACGGCACGATACCGACCCGTTCAGCGATTCCGGCAATACTCAGGGCGTTGACTCCTTCAGCGCCGATCAGTTCGAGGGCCGCCCCTATGATCTGACTCTGTCTTGCTTCTGTTTCTGTCTTCTGAGCTCTCATTTCACGACTCCGATCTGTAGAATAGTGATTCACTATTCACAATAGTAAAATTCAGATCTTTTCTTGTCAAGTAAAAAAATTGCTAATCGTATTATTCCACCGTAATGATCCGAATTAACGATGTTTATGCGTTTTACCAGAAGGTATCCTTGGCAAATCGAAATCATTGGATAAAGCGAGATTTCGAGAAAAAGCTATGATTCAATATCTGGCTCACCCCGCCAATTCGCCTGCGAGAGAATTGAGCGCTTCTTGCGCCTTCTGTAGGATGAGGGCCGCATAGTTGTTGGCGCTTCTCAGTTCGCGATACGCCATGACGATGTTGCGCTCGATGATGAAGATCGAATTTGCACGATATTACAATAAACGTCACAACCGCAGGGGCTATTTTGGGGGAGACCGGTTTAAAAGCGTTATTGTGGATAAGGGCGAGACGCTCGTAAGGTACTCGATGAAAAAAAGGTTTTGTGCTGACCCGTGCGGACCGTTTTCGGTACCGGACCCGGTATTTCACCAATTCGGGCATCATCGGCTCCCGGAAGTTTGTCTCCAGGCATTACCAGAATTTCAGGCACCTGTTTCAATCGAAAAATGAAAAGAAGCCAAAGCCTGTAAAAGGGCTTCCCAAGATGTATTCTCTCAAGCGGCTTTCCGAAAATATCGGTTCATATTCCGTTATGTATAATTGATGGGCACGCTTCGCATCGCCCATCCTACGGTTTGTTGCGTAACACGACAGAATCGTGCCAGTTCTGCATAATATACCTGCCCACATTTTTTTGGTAGGGGCACTATGTGAATGAAACGATGAGACTTGGAGAGAATGTTAACGTGAATACCTGAACCAGGACTGCGTACCAAGACAAATCTTAACCAGCATGAGCATCACCGGAA encodes:
- a CDS encoding TetR/AcrR family transcriptional regulator — its product is MRAQKTETEARQSQIIGAALELIGAEGVNALSIAGIAERVGIVPSALYRHFKSKDDVLDAVLELLKVRLLGNVTQVRKETPGALPRLKSLLMRHARMLSENRAIPLVVFSDGIYTGHPERKAKVAAIITSYLSKIQKIVEEGIQDGSIRENVVSTAASVMFLGMILPAAVLWNVSEGNFDMNAHVENAWPAFVRCIAKNT